The following are encoded together in the Methylorubrum sp. B1-46 genome:
- a CDS encoding amino acid permease, with translation MPPPLGTRKPLAALLVSESDSGGPTLAKNLSAFSLVCIGVGATVGAGIFVLTGTAAANFAGPGLMLSFVLGAVASGLVALCYAELAAMMPVAGSTYSYTYATLGALPAWIIGWDLVLEFAMAAATIAVGWSGYAQSLLADAGLRLPAWLAAAPGEGGLVNGPAALVVLALTALLMRDTRGAARTNAVLVALKAVIILAFLGIGALHVRSELWQPLVPANEGTFGAFGWSGVFRGAGVVFFAYVGFETISTAAGETRNPQRDAPVGLLGSLVVTAALYVAVAAVLTGLVPYRELDVADPIAKAMAVTGLTGFLAAIKLGALIGLTTAALTALYGQARICYAMARDRMLPDAFSRIGPRSRTPFVAQAVIGLATALVAALVPIGILGELVSIGTLFAFILVCASVLILRRTEPDLARPFRVPGGAIVPVAGILACLALMASLPGDTWLRLLAWLGLGLAIWFGYGRRRVGQNPGFERTCPFAGRGRSPG, from the coding sequence ATGCCTCCTCCTCTCGGCACCCGTAAGCCCCTGGCCGCCCTCCTTGTCAGCGAGTCCGATTCGGGCGGGCCGACCCTGGCCAAAAACCTCTCCGCCTTCAGTCTCGTCTGCATCGGTGTCGGCGCGACGGTCGGGGCGGGGATCTTCGTGCTCACCGGCACGGCGGCGGCGAACTTCGCCGGGCCCGGTCTGATGCTCTCCTTCGTGCTCGGGGCGGTGGCGAGCGGGCTGGTGGCGCTCTGCTACGCGGAGCTTGCCGCGATGATGCCTGTCGCCGGCTCGACTTATTCCTACACCTACGCGACGCTCGGCGCGCTGCCGGCCTGGATCATCGGCTGGGACCTCGTGCTGGAATTTGCGATGGCCGCCGCGACCATCGCCGTCGGCTGGTCGGGCTACGCCCAGAGCCTCCTGGCCGATGCCGGCCTGCGGCTACCGGCATGGCTCGCCGCGGCGCCGGGGGAGGGCGGGCTCGTCAACGGGCCGGCGGCTCTCGTCGTGCTGGCGCTCACCGCGCTGCTGATGCGCGACACCCGCGGCGCGGCGCGCACCAACGCCGTGCTGGTGGCGCTGAAGGCCGTGATCATCCTCGCCTTCCTCGGGATCGGCGCCCTTCATGTCCGGTCCGAGTTGTGGCAGCCGCTGGTGCCGGCCAACGAAGGTACGTTCGGCGCCTTCGGCTGGAGCGGGGTTTTCCGCGGGGCCGGGGTGGTGTTCTTCGCCTATGTCGGCTTCGAGACGATCTCGACGGCGGCGGGCGAGACCCGCAATCCGCAGCGGGACGCGCCGGTGGGCCTGCTCGGCTCGCTCGTCGTCACCGCCGCCCTCTACGTGGCTGTGGCCGCCGTGCTCACCGGCCTCGTGCCCTATCGCGAGCTCGACGTGGCCGACCCGATCGCGAAAGCGATGGCGGTGACGGGGCTGACCGGCTTCTTGGCGGCGATCAAGCTCGGCGCGCTGATCGGGCTCACCACGGCGGCGCTCACCGCACTCTATGGGCAGGCGCGCATCTGCTACGCCATGGCCCGCGATCGCATGCTGCCGGACGCGTTCTCGCGCATCGGCCCGCGAAGCCGGACGCCGTTCGTCGCGCAAGCGGTGATCGGACTGGCCACCGCACTCGTGGCGGCGCTGGTGCCGATCGGCATCCTCGGCGAACTCGTCAGCATCGGCACGCTGTTCGCGTTCATCCTCGTCTGCGCCAGCGTGCTGATCCTGCGCCGCACGGAGCCGGACTTGGCGCGGCCCTTCCGGGTGCCGGGTGGCGCGATCGTGCCGGTCGCGGGCATCCTCGCCTGCCTCGCCCTGATGGCGAGCCTGCCCGGCGACACCTGGCTGCGCCTGCTGGCCTGGCTCGGCCTCGGGCTGGCGATCTGGTTCGGTTACGGCCGCCGACGGGTTGGTCAAAACCCAGGTTTCGAAAGGACATGTCCTTTCGCGGGTCGAGGGCGGAGCCCTGGTTGA
- the pnp gene encoding polyribonucleotide nucleotidyltransferase, producing MFDVQREELIWGDRKLVLETGKTARQADGAVVATYGETTVLATVVAAKEPKAGIDFMPLTVNYQERAYAAGRIPGGYFKREGRPSEKETLVSRLIDRPIRPLFVEGWRNDTQVVVTVLSHDLENDPDIVSMVAASAALTLSGVPFMGPIGAARVGYLNGGYKLNPLVTEIAESTLDLVVAGTQDAVLMVESEAKELSEDVMLGAVMFGHKHFQPVIEAIIRLAEKAAKEPRDFSPPENADVEKAVLDICESELRDAYKITVKQDRYKAVDAVKAKVVAALCPAEGEQKFSPEKVKAAFKEAQSKVVRWNILDTGSRIDGRDVKTVRPIVSEVGVLPRAHGSSLFTRGETQALVVATLGTGEDEQFIDALEGTYKERFLLHYNFPPYSVGETGRMGSPGRREIGHGKLAWRAIRPVLPPAHEFPYTIRVVSEITESNGSSSMASVCGGSLSLMDAGVPLRRPVAGIAMGLILEGERFAVLSDILGDEDHLGDMDFKVAGTDEGITSLQMDIKIAGITEEIMRVALAQAKDGRAHILGEMANALTAARPELGEYAPRIETMQIPTDKIRDVIGTGGKIIREIVEKTGAKINIEDTGVVKIASSDGKAIKAAYNWIRSIVAEPEAGTIYDGTIVKIMEFGAFVNFFGAKDGLVHISELAAQRVAKVGDVVKEGQKVKVKFLGADERGKIRLSMKVVDQETGEDITEKLKAERAERGEPEREERSDRGDRGDRGPRRDRGERRRESSGE from the coding sequence ATGTTCGACGTACAACGTGAAGAGCTGATCTGGGGCGACCGCAAGCTGGTCCTCGAGACCGGCAAGACCGCCCGTCAGGCGGACGGCGCCGTGGTCGCCACTTATGGCGAGACCACCGTGCTGGCCACCGTGGTCGCGGCCAAGGAGCCCAAGGCCGGCATCGACTTCATGCCGCTGACCGTGAACTACCAGGAGCGCGCCTACGCCGCCGGCCGCATCCCGGGCGGCTACTTCAAGCGCGAGGGCCGTCCCTCCGAGAAGGAGACCCTGGTCTCCCGCCTGATCGACCGTCCGATCCGCCCGCTCTTCGTCGAGGGCTGGCGCAACGACACCCAGGTCGTCGTCACCGTCCTCTCCCACGATCTCGAGAACGATCCCGATATCGTCTCGATGGTGGCGGCCTCGGCCGCGCTCACGCTCTCCGGCGTGCCGTTCATGGGCCCGATCGGCGCCGCCCGCGTCGGCTACCTCAACGGCGGCTACAAGCTGAACCCGCTGGTGACCGAAATCGCCGAGTCGACCCTCGACCTCGTCGTCGCCGGCACCCAGGACGCGGTGCTGATGGTCGAGTCCGAGGCCAAGGAGCTCTCCGAGGACGTGATGCTCGGGGCCGTGATGTTCGGCCACAAGCACTTCCAGCCGGTGATCGAGGCGATCATCCGCCTGGCCGAGAAGGCCGCCAAGGAGCCGCGCGACTTCTCCCCGCCGGAGAACGCCGACGTCGAGAAGGCCGTCCTCGACATCTGCGAGTCGGAGCTGCGCGACGCCTACAAGATCACGGTCAAGCAGGACCGCTACAAGGCCGTCGACGCGGTGAAGGCGAAGGTGGTTGCCGCCCTCTGCCCAGCCGAGGGTGAGCAGAAGTTCTCCCCTGAGAAGGTCAAGGCCGCCTTCAAGGAGGCACAATCGAAGGTGGTCCGCTGGAACATCCTCGACACCGGCTCGCGCATCGACGGCCGCGACGTGAAGACCGTCCGCCCGATCGTGTCGGAAGTCGGCGTGCTGCCGCGCGCCCACGGCTCGTCGCTGTTCACCCGCGGCGAGACCCAGGCGCTGGTCGTGGCCACGCTCGGCACCGGCGAGGACGAACAGTTCATCGACGCGCTCGAAGGGACGTACAAGGAGCGCTTCCTGCTCCACTACAACTTCCCTCCCTACTCCGTCGGTGAGACCGGCCGCATGGGCTCGCCCGGCCGCCGCGAGATCGGCCACGGCAAGCTCGCCTGGCGCGCGATCCGGCCCGTGCTGCCGCCGGCCCACGAGTTCCCGTACACGATCCGCGTGGTCTCCGAGATCACCGAGTCGAACGGCTCCTCCTCGATGGCCTCCGTCTGCGGCGGCTCGCTGTCGCTGATGGATGCGGGCGTGCCCCTGCGCCGTCCGGTGGCCGGCATCGCCATGGGCCTGATCCTGGAAGGCGAGCGCTTCGCGGTGCTCTCCGACATCCTCGGCGACGAGGACCATCTCGGCGACATGGACTTCAAGGTGGCCGGCACGGACGAGGGCATCACCTCGCTCCAGATGGACATCAAGATCGCCGGCATCACCGAGGAGATCATGCGCGTCGCCCTGGCCCAGGCCAAGGACGGCCGCGCCCACATCCTCGGCGAGATGGCCAACGCGCTGACCGCGGCCCGTCCCGAGCTCGGCGAGTACGCGCCGCGCATCGAGACGATGCAGATCCCCACCGACAAGATCCGCGACGTGATCGGCACCGGTGGCAAGATCATCCGCGAGATCGTCGAGAAGACCGGCGCCAAGATCAACATCGAGGATACCGGCGTCGTGAAGATCGCCTCCTCCGACGGCAAGGCGATCAAGGCGGCCTATAACTGGATCCGCTCCATCGTCGCCGAGCCCGAAGCCGGCACGATCTACGACGGCACGATCGTCAAGATCATGGAGTTCGGCGCCTTCGTGAACTTCTTCGGCGCTAAGGATGGCCTCGTGCACATCTCCGAGCTGGCCGCCCAGCGCGTCGCCAAGGTCGGCGACGTCGTGAAGGAGGGCCAGAAGGTCAAGGTGAAGTTCCTCGGCGCCGACGAGCGCGGCAAGATCCGCTTGTCGATGAAGGTCGTCGATCAGGAGACCGGCGAGGACATCACCGAGAAGCTGAAGGCCGAGCGCGCGGAGCGCGGCGAGCCGGAGCGCGAGGAGCGCAGCGACCGGGGTGACCGTGGCGACCGCGGCCCCCGCCGCGACCGCGGCGAGCGCCGCCGGGAATCCTCGGGCGAGTAA
- a CDS encoding bifunctional diguanylate cyclase/phosphodiesterase — MSALAAPSPPTSLPFEAALAEMAAPLLLLDAGGTVLFANARAAALLSCAEPLGLSLSALLAPSGAAEPEAEPILDALLDALRAGRPIRAPLTLTGERRVEAALAPLSVGGFALTFEDVTEQLRGAALARQEPLTGLCNRVGLRDRLDAALADAGRTGAPLAVLMLDLDRFKAVNDTLGHPVGDALLCKVAERLRKATRSADVVARLGGDEFAILQVGPLPGAEQPQASEALARRLVDLVGRTYVVDGHMLNVGVSVGVALAPADGSDADALLKHADLALYRAKAEGRGTYRFFEPAMNAQMQARRSLEIDLRRALALKQFDLAFQPQIQLETGQVTGFEALLRWNHPERGPVSPALFIPLAEEIGIIVGIGEWALRAACREAASWAQPASIAVNLSPVQFRGGKLVETVMNVLAQTGLDPTRLELEITEGALLENTDSVLDVLNGLRALGVRISMDDFGTGYSSLSYLQKFPFDKIKIDQSFVRGMEGNAECGAIVRAIARLGASLGMRTTAEGVETASQLDAIRAEGCTEVQGYLTGRPMPAAQAAALLSPAVAHA, encoded by the coding sequence ATGTCCGCCCTCGCCGCTCCGTCGCCTCCGACCTCCCTCCCGTTCGAGGCGGCGCTCGCCGAGATGGCCGCCCCCCTTCTCCTGCTCGACGCGGGCGGCACCGTTCTTTTTGCCAATGCCCGCGCGGCAGCCCTGCTCTCCTGCGCCGAACCGCTCGGCCTGTCCCTCTCCGCCCTGCTGGCGCCGTCCGGGGCCGCGGAGCCCGAGGCTGAGCCCATTCTCGACGCGCTTCTCGACGCCCTGCGCGCGGGCCGCCCGATCCGGGCGCCCCTGACGCTGACCGGCGAACGCCGTGTCGAGGCGGCGCTGGCGCCGCTCTCCGTCGGCGGCTTCGCCCTCACCTTCGAGGACGTGACCGAGCAGCTCCGCGGCGCGGCGCTCGCCCGGCAGGAGCCGCTGACCGGCCTGTGCAATCGCGTCGGCCTGCGCGACCGCCTCGATGCGGCGCTGGCCGACGCGGGCCGGACCGGCGCGCCGCTCGCGGTGCTGATGCTCGACCTCGACCGGTTCAAGGCGGTCAACGACACCCTCGGCCACCCGGTCGGCGACGCGCTCCTGTGCAAGGTCGCCGAGCGCCTGCGCAAGGCCACCCGCAGCGCGGACGTGGTGGCGCGGCTCGGCGGCGACGAATTCGCCATCCTTCAAGTCGGCCCTCTCCCCGGCGCCGAGCAGCCGCAGGCCTCCGAGGCTCTGGCCCGCCGCCTCGTCGATCTGGTCGGGCGCACCTACGTCGTCGACGGCCACATGCTCAATGTCGGCGTCAGCGTCGGCGTCGCGCTGGCCCCCGCCGACGGGAGCGACGCCGACGCGCTCCTGAAGCACGCCGACCTCGCGCTCTACCGGGCCAAGGCCGAGGGCCGGGGCACCTACCGCTTCTTCGAGCCGGCGATGAACGCGCAGATGCAGGCGCGCCGCAGCCTGGAGATCGACCTGCGCCGGGCCCTCGCCCTCAAGCAGTTCGACCTCGCCTTCCAGCCGCAGATCCAGTTGGAAACGGGCCAGGTGACCGGCTTCGAGGCGCTGCTGCGCTGGAACCATCCCGAGCGCGGCCCGGTCTCGCCGGCCCTGTTCATCCCGCTGGCCGAGGAGATCGGCATCATCGTCGGCATCGGCGAGTGGGCGCTGCGCGCCGCCTGCCGCGAGGCGGCGTCCTGGGCGCAGCCCGCCTCGATCGCCGTGAACCTCTCCCCCGTGCAGTTCCGCGGCGGCAAGCTGGTCGAGACGGTGATGAACGTGCTGGCCCAGACCGGCCTCGACCCGACCCGGCTGGAGCTGGAGATCACCGAAGGCGCCCTCTTGGAGAACACCGACAGCGTGCTCGACGTGCTCAACGGCCTGCGCGCGCTCGGCGTGAGGATCTCGATGGACGATTTCGGCACCGGCTACTCGTCCCTGAGCTACCTGCAGAAATTCCCCTTCGACAAGATCAAGATCGACCAGTCCTTCGTGCGCGGCATGGAGGGCAATGCCGAGTGCGGGGCGATCGTGCGGGCGATTGCCCGGCTCGGCGCCAGCCTCGGCATGCGCACCACCGCCGAGGGCGTCGAGACCGCCTCGCAGCTCGACGCCATCCGCGCCGAGGGCTGCACCGAGGTCCAGGGCTACCTGACGGGGCGCCCGATGCCGGCGGCCCAGGCCGCCGCGCTGCTGTCGCCCGCCGTCGCCCACGCCTGA
- a CDS encoding BLUF domain-containing protein, with protein MSPNASNNDLRRLVYYSRNRVAGAPAAMHETIRGILAASRTNNARVGVTGALMFNAGCFAQVLEGPGEAVETTFERIQQDERHGEVSLLAFEAVETRLFTDWSMAFVGASQADAARYGDMAGESGFDLSKMTGDKLCAVLHGLALEEETAAA; from the coding sequence ATGAGCCCGAACGCGTCGAACAACGATCTGCGCCGCCTCGTCTACTACAGCCGCAACCGGGTCGCCGGCGCACCGGCGGCGATGCATGAGACGATCCGCGGCATCCTCGCGGCGAGCCGCACCAACAATGCCCGCGTCGGCGTGACCGGGGCCCTGATGTTCAATGCCGGCTGCTTCGCCCAGGTGCTGGAAGGGCCGGGCGAGGCGGTCGAGACCACCTTCGAGCGCATCCAGCAGGACGAGCGCCACGGCGAGGTTTCGCTGCTGGCCTTCGAAGCCGTGGAGACGCGGCTCTTCACCGACTGGTCGATGGCCTTCGTCGGCGCCTCGCAGGCCGATGCGGCGCGCTACGGCGACATGGCGGGCGAGAGCGGCTTCGACCTCTCCAAGATGACGGGCGACAAGCTGTGCGCCGTGCTGCACGGCCTCGCCCTGGAGGAGGAAACCGCCGCGGCGTGA
- the rpsO gene encoding 30S ribosomal protein S15 gives MSITAERKTALIKEYAKGNKDTGSPEVQIAILTERITNLTAHFKTHGKDNHSRRGLLKLVSQRRSLLDYLKRKEEARYRTLIERLGIRR, from the coding sequence ATGTCGATCACGGCAGAGCGCAAGACCGCGCTCATCAAGGAATACGCCAAGGGCAACAAGGACACCGGCTCGCCGGAGGTCCAGATCGCCATCCTCACCGAGCGGATCACCAACCTGACCGCCCACTTCAAGACCCACGGCAAGGACAACCACTCCCGCCGCGGCCTCCTGAAGCTGGTGTCGCAGCGCCGCTCGCTGCTCGACTACCTGAAGCGCAAGGAAGAGGCGCGCTACCGCACCCTCATCGAGCGCCTCGGCATCCGCCGCTAA
- a CDS encoding exodeoxyribonuclease III, translating into MRLTVTTWNINSVRLRIESVLRFLAEAQPDVLCLQETKCPDELFPLKAFKGSGYEHIVFAGQKGYNGVAIISRFPLLTRDVMRFCERADARHISAVLGPEAGPAAGIVLHDFYVPAGGDVPHRDLNPKFAHKLDFLSELRAWGGRRVAGPAILVGDLNVAPLEHDVWSHKQLLDVVSHTPVETEALETLRGEAGWIDAARLLTPEPEKIYTWWSYRSPNWELANKGRRLDHAWVSPDLAGTVRRVEVFRAARGWDKPSDHVPVTLALEL; encoded by the coding sequence TTGCGCCTCACCGTCACGACCTGGAACATCAATTCGGTGCGCCTGCGCATCGAGTCCGTACTGCGCTTCTTAGCGGAGGCGCAGCCCGACGTGCTCTGCCTGCAGGAGACCAAGTGCCCCGACGAGCTGTTCCCGCTCAAGGCGTTCAAGGGGTCGGGCTACGAGCACATCGTCTTCGCCGGACAGAAGGGCTATAACGGCGTCGCGATCATCTCGCGCTTTCCCCTCCTCACCCGCGACGTGATGCGCTTCTGCGAGCGGGCGGATGCGCGCCATATCTCGGCCGTGCTCGGGCCCGAGGCGGGGCCTGCGGCGGGGATCGTGCTGCATGATTTCTACGTGCCGGCAGGCGGCGACGTGCCCCACCGCGACCTCAACCCGAAATTTGCGCACAAGCTCGACTTCCTGTCCGAGCTGCGGGCCTGGGGTGGGCGCCGCGTCGCCGGCCCGGCGATCCTGGTGGGCGACCTCAACGTCGCGCCGCTGGAGCACGACGTCTGGTCGCACAAGCAGCTCCTCGACGTGGTGAGCCACACCCCCGTCGAGACCGAGGCGCTGGAGACCCTGCGGGGCGAGGCCGGCTGGATCGACGCGGCCCGGCTCCTCACCCCGGAGCCGGAGAAGATCTACACGTGGTGGAGCTACCGCTCGCCGAACTGGGAACTCGCCAACAAGGGCCGGCGCCTCGACCATGCCTGGGTCTCGCCCGACCTCGCCGGCACGGTGCGTCGGGTCGAGGTGTTTCGTGCGGCGCGCGGCTGGGACAAGCCCTCCGACCATGTCCCGGTCACGCTGGCGCTGGAACTGTAG
- a CDS encoding outer-membrane lipoprotein carrier protein LolA, whose protein sequence is MTGRRLRPAAGPLLVVAALALQPLPANAQVSSFLDGLFGRKEEPAPPPAAAPEPDAAPAPAKKAAQKPGKGTDKAAEKPAEKPAEKTGSLKAATKPGAPATPAAKSGTQVAAVGAPNLGASLQDADPATVVAAANAYFNGFQTLTGSFIQIGADGRRIGGKLTLAKPGRLRFEYDQPSPLEVIADGTSVAVRDRKLNTQDLYFISQTPLKFLLREKIDLARDLTVSEVTNDPGGVRIGLEDRSTLGGTSKIQLYFDAEMKTLSQWRITDPQGYLTTVQLSNLQKGKAVDGSLFFINYGRAEDKAMQQQINGRNP, encoded by the coding sequence ATGACTGGCCGACGCCTCCGCCCCGCCGCCGGTCCGCTGCTCGTGGTCGCCGCGCTGGCGCTCCAGCCGCTTCCGGCGAACGCCCAGGTCTCCTCCTTCCTCGACGGCCTGTTCGGCCGCAAGGAGGAGCCGGCCCCGCCCCCGGCCGCTGCGCCCGAACCGGACGCCGCTCCGGCCCCGGCCAAGAAGGCGGCACAGAAGCCCGGCAAAGGGACGGACAAGGCGGCCGAGAAGCCTGCGGAAAAACCCGCCGAGAAGACCGGCAGCCTGAAGGCGGCGACCAAGCCCGGCGCTCCGGCGACGCCGGCCGCGAAGTCCGGCACCCAGGTTGCGGCGGTGGGCGCCCCCAATCTCGGTGCCTCGCTGCAGGACGCCGACCCGGCGACCGTGGTCGCGGCGGCCAACGCCTATTTCAACGGCTTCCAGACCCTGACCGGCTCGTTCATCCAGATCGGCGCCGACGGGCGCCGCATCGGCGGCAAGCTCACGCTCGCTAAGCCCGGACGCCTGCGCTTCGAGTACGATCAGCCCTCCCCGCTCGAAGTGATCGCCGACGGCACCTCGGTCGCCGTGCGTGATCGCAAGCTCAACACCCAGGATCTCTACTTCATCTCGCAGACGCCGCTGAAATTCCTGCTGCGCGAAAAAATCGACCTCGCCCGCGACCTGACGGTGAGCGAGGTCACCAACGATCCGGGCGGCGTCCGGATCGGGCTGGAAGACCGCTCGACGCTCGGCGGCACGTCGAAGATCCAGCTCTACTTCGACGCCGAGATGAAGACCCTGTCGCAGTGGCGGATCACCGATCCGCAGGGCTACCTCACCACGGTGCAGCTCTCCAACCTGCAGAAGGGCAAGGCGGTCGACGGATCGCTGTTCTTTATCAATTACGGCCGCGCCGAGGACAAGGCGATGCAGCAGCAGATCAACGGGCGCAATCCCTGA